GGCACGTCGTGCTTGACCCAGGCGGCCTGCACCGGATGGGCGCCGCCCAGGCTCTCGATCGTGGTGATCTTGACCCCGGCCAAGCCTTCGATGGGCATGGCGCAGGACCGGATCGGCTGGCCGTCCGCCAGCACCGTGCAGGCGCCGCACTGAGAGATTCCGCAGCCATACTTCGTGCCGGTCAGGCCCAGTTCATCGCGCAGCACCCACAATAGTGGCGTGTCAGCCGCGGCCTTCACGGCCAAGGGTTTGCCGTTCACGTCAAGCGTCATGGCCATGGAGAGCCCTCCCGAATGTCGGATAACGATGCAATC
This genomic stretch from Phenylobacterium sp. LH3H17 harbors:
- a CDS encoding (2Fe-2S)-binding protein; the protein is MAMTLDVNGKPLAVKAAADTPLLWVLRDELGLTGTKYGCGISQCGACTVLADGQPIRSCAMPIEGLAGVKITTIESLGGAHPVQAAWVKHDVPQCGYCQSGQIMSAVALLDSAPKPTDADIDGAMDGHICRCGTYQRIRAAIKDAAGLAPAAPAAVVAAPAAKL